Within the Clostridium scatologenes genome, the region ATCATCTATCTACATACTCTTACGATATACAACTCTATAATAATTTTATTTTCATACTATTTATTTCAATGCTCATTTATATATAATTAAAATAAGCATTAGTATTTTACCAATGCTTATTTTAAAATTTATTTTATTGTACTTTTTAGTATCGCACATTACTCATCTTCTCTTAAAATATTTAAATTTTTTCCTTCCATAACTTTGTTCATATTTCTAACAGCACACATTTTTCCACACATAGTACATGTATGTTCATCTTCTGGTTTTGATTCTTCCCTATACCTTCTTGCTTTCTCTGGATCTATAGATAAATTAAATATTTTTTCCCAATTTAGTTCTCTTCTAGCCTTGCTCATAGCATTATCTAAGTCTCTTGCACCTTTTATTCCTTTGGCAATATCTCCTGCATGAGCTGCAATTTTGGTAGCTATAATTCCTTCTTTCATATCTTCTAAGTTTGGAAGTCTTAAATGCTCTGCTGGAGTTACATAACATAAGAAATCTGCTCCTGAAGATGCAGCTATTGCTCCTCCTATAGCTGATGTAATATGATCATAACCAGGTGCTATATCTGTAACTAAAGGTCCTAGCACATAAAATGGTGCATTATGACATAATTTCTTTTCTAACTGCATATTTGCTTTTATTTCGTCTAAACTCATATGCCCTGGTCCTTCTATCATAACTTGTACATTTCTCTTCCAAGCTCTTTTTGCAAGTTCTCCTAAAGTCATAAGTTCTTTAATCTGTGAAGCATCTGTAGAATCTTTTATAGCACCTGGTCTGCAAGCATCTCCTAAGCTTATAGTCACATCGTATTTTTCACATATATCTAAAACTTTATCAAAATGCTTATAAAAAGGATTCTCTTTTCCGTTTAGTTCCATCCATGCATATATCAAGGCTCCTCCCCTAGATACTATGTTCATAAGCCTTTCATTTCTCTTAAAAACTGCTGCAGTTTCTCTATTTATACCTGCATGGATAGTCATAAAATCTACACCATTTTGCGCATGTTTTTCAATTACACCTAAAAGTTCTTCTTCAGTTATATCTTTTAATTCTTTGTCATAGAATCCTACTGCATCATACATAGGCACTGTACCTATCATAGCCGGTGACATTTCTACTAATTTAGTTCTGAATTCTTCAGTTTTTCCAAAGCAGCTTAAATCCATTATGGCTTCTGCTTTCATTTTTAAAGCTACCCTAGCTTTTTCCAATTCATCATCTACACAATTACAATCCTTTGAAATTCCTAAATTTACATTTATCTTAGTTTTAAGTCCCTGTCCTACACCTTCTGGATCTAATGCATTATGATTTTTATTAGCTGGTATTACAACTGCTCCCTGTGCAACTAATTCCATTAGCTGCAATGTTTCCATATTTTCTTTATCAGCTACTATCTTCATTTCTTTTGTAATTATGCCTTTCTTAGCAGCATCCATTTGTGTTGTGTAATTCATTTTAAACATCTCCCTTAACATATTTTTCAAAAACTATGTTAAATAAAAAAGGAGGAGATTATAAATCTCCCTCATATCCATCTTTAATATAATAAAAAATGCAACCTTATAAAGTTGCATCTTAAAACTATATAAAGCTCTTCCCTACGCTAGAATTATCTAGATCAGGTATGAGGGTCAGAACTAACAGTTCTATCTCAGCCTATTACATAGGCCCCCCTAGATTATTTAATTTTACATGTAAATTATATCATATATGTTTAATTTTTTCAATATTCAGATTCCATTAAATTTCACACAATTAAATTCGACATAATTATTTAATTTTTAATATAATAAAGTAATATTTAAATACTTAAAAATGAATTTTTGTAAATTTAATCATTTTAATTTTTCTTCTTACCTATTGAACTTTAAAGGATTACATTATAAAATAAATTATGACAAATTCTTTACACAAAAATAAAATTTATGAGGAATATATTATGAAAAATTTTACTATTATTACAGATTCTTGCTGTGATTTACCAATAAGCTATATCAATAATTTAAAAATACCTTATGTTAGTCTTACTTGTAATTGCAAAGATACAGAAACATTGGATGATTTTGGGGAAAGTTATCCTTTTAAAGACTTTTATGAAGATATGCGAAAAGGCGAAATGCCTAAAACTTCTCAACCTAGTAGCCATGCTTTTTATAACTCTTTTAAAAAAATTTTAGAACTCGGAAATGATATCCTCTATATTGGAGTTTCTAGTGGTCTAAGCGGAACTACTAGTGGTGCTCATATAGCTAATTGTATGTTAAAAGAAGAGTATCCTAATTCAAATATTCATATAATTGATATTTTAACAGCTTCTTTAGGACAAGGTATCATGGTTTTACAAGCTTATGAAATGCAAAAATCCGGTAAAACCTTAAAGGAAATTATAGAATATTTAGAAAACATTAAACAGCAGCTAAATACTTATATTATTGTAGATGATATCAATCATTTAAAAAGAGGTGGGAGAATATCTGCAACTTCTGCTTTTGTAGGTATGCTATTAAATATAAAACCATTCTTGACTATAAGCAATTTAGGTAAAGTTTTATCTATAGGAAAAATTAGAGGTAGAAAAAAAGCTTTATCTACTCTTTTTGAAAAATTTATTGAAAAAATAGAAAACCCTGAACAGCAAATTATAGCAATTTCTCATGGCGATTGTATAGAAGATGCTTTAGCTCTAAAAACACTTATACTAAATAAGTTTAAAATTAAAGATGTAATTATAAATCACATTGGACCTGTAGTTGGCGCTTATGGAGGCCCAGGTGCTCTGGCTTTATTCTTTTTAGGTAAAAAAAGAGAAATTCATGCAAACTAAAATATTAAAACAAAGTACAGGTAATCAAACTTGCCTGTACTTTATTTTTTTAACTTTTTGTATAATAAGTGGTTAATATTACATATAAGTAATTAATTTTCCTAAATAACCATGAATCAACCATAGATGTATTATCAAACTTCTGTTAAAATTAAAAACAAATTGTGCCGAATCTCTAAAATGAGTACGGGGGACTAATTATCTTGGGGTGAATCTTCTTTAATAAGAAGTAGGGTGACTCTCAACCCGAACCCGTCAACTAACCTCGGAGGCAAAATGGAGGGATAAATTTTATGATTAATTTAAAAAAAATTAGAAACTTAATATCAATTGCATCTTTATCTTTAATGATATGTACTCCAGTACAAGCTGCTAGTTATACTGTAACATCTGGAGATTCTCTTTACACTATAGGAAAGCTTTTTAATACAACGTATACATCTATCATGAAAGACAACAATCTTACAGACTCAGCAATATACCCAGGAAAAACACTTACTGTTCCTGGTTGCATTTACACTGTAAAAAGTGGAGATACTTTATATCTAATATCTCAAAAATATGGTGTGTCCATTTCTGATTTAAGACAAGCTAATAACAAATGGGACAACTATTTGAACATTGGCGATAAACTTACTTTGCCTGGAATAACTTCATCAAATACAACAGCAACTTCTACTACAGAAGTTTCTAATACAAATTCGTATACAGCAAGTGATTTAGATATTCTTTCTAGACTCATAATGGCTGAAGCTCAGGGTGAATCTTACAATGCTAAGGTAGCTGTAGGTGCTGTAGTATTAAATAGAGTTAAAGATTCTCGTTTTCCAAAAACTATATCATCTGTAATATACGAAAAATCTGGTGGATATTATCAATTCACTCCAGTTGCAAATGGATGGATTAATAAATCTGCATCAGCAGAATGTGTACAAGCTGCTAAAGATGCTCTTAACGGTATTGATCCATCTAAGGGAGCTTTCTACTATTTTGATGATAGTGCTACTAATCAATGGCTTTGGTCTAAACCATTAGCTACTAGAATAGGTAAATTAGTATTTGTCTATTAAATTTAAATATAATAAAACACTATTGGTTTACTAAGAACTAATAAACCAATAGTGTTTATTTTTAGTTATAAAATATATTAAATTTTAGTATATTTTTTATATTATACTTTAGTTTTATTAATAGCAACCTCATTTTTTAATCTTAATTTAATCACTTTATAATCTTAATTTAATCACTTTACATCCCTTGCTTAATTTCATTATATGAATGAATTGATAAGTTGACACAGAAATTTTTATTTCATTTTTATTTAAAAATCGCAAAATTTCATTCACTTTTCTATACTACCTGCTTAAAATATTATTTACATTGCTTTAATTTAATTATATTATATAAGTGTAATCGTTTTATAGAAAATATATTAAATTAAAAATTATCAAAAAATTAACAAGAACAAATACTTAAAATTGAAAAGAGGTATTTTTAATGGACTTAAGTTCAATAGATTTTATGGATATGCATAATCATACTCTTTGGTCAGATGGAATTCACTCTCCAGAAAAAATAATTGAAAATGCTATAGAACATAACTTAACTGCAATAGGTATATCTGATCACTTTCAAACTGATAAGTGTAATTCTGTGCCTACTGAAAACTTAGAAAACTATATAAAAAACTTAGAAGATTTAAAATTAAAATATAAAGACTATATAGAAATATATTCTGGAATTGAAATATGCATGAACAGGGACTTATGTGATTTAAATAATTTACCCTATGATATGCTTAATAAATTAGATTATGTTCTTTTAGAATATATAGATTACTTTAAAAATAGTGTAAAGCTTAGCGAATTAGAAACATATACAAAGCATTTAAAATGTAATATTGGTTTAGCACATACTGATTTACTTTGCTTGTATAAAAATTATGGATTGAATTTTTTGATAAATAAATTAAAAGAAAATAATCTGTTTTGGGAACTAAATGTAAATGAAGGTTATGAGTATTTTGATACCATAGTAAAATCTATAGATACTTGGAGAACTAAACGATTATTTAAATATTTGAAAAAAAATGATATAAAAATATCTGTTGGTTCAGATACTCATTGCCTTGATTATTATAATATAAGAAAGCTTAAAATAGGAAATATGTTATCCAAACATAAATCTATTAAAATTCTAAAATATGATTGCTCTATTTCAACAGCTATGGAATTTGGAAATAATATAACAAGCCATTATGGTATATAAATTTTAGGATATTCTTATTATTTTTTCTCAGACTTTAAAGCTTAGAAGTTTTCTAAGCTTTTTTATTATCTTTTTTTTAAATTCAAAATATGATATTATTATCGTACTTATAAAAAATGCAATATATAGCCAAGCTTAAATTAATATTTTAATTGTTCAAAATTGCTCGATAAATGAATATTTGTATTTATTCAAATGATTATTATACATAAAACTATTTGTTTTTAAGATACTAATTAAATATTTACATAACTTTATAAATTAAAATACAATTCTTTTGATTTAGGAGGTTATTTTTTTTGAAGTACATATTTGGTAAAAATAAAAAAAACATTAATAAAGAAATAATAACTTATAATGATGAAAAAGCTAAAGCATTTTTAAATACTTATAATATGAAAATTGGAAAAAACAAAACATTAAGTCCTAAACTATTAGATAAATTAACCAAGGAAGCTTTAATTGCTAGATCTATGAGATGTGTGTATCTTGTAGATAATTTCATAATCAAAACTTCATCAGATGCTACTGGAACTAAACTTCCTATAGGAGCAGATCAATGTCTTAATGAATTCAATATATTCCATTCAAATGATCATAGACTTAAAATTTTCAAAGATATTCTTTGTCCTGTATATGCTATATTATGAAAGTAAATTTATATATCTTACAGTTCATAAATATATAACATCCTTATCTCTAAATAACAATTACCATAAAACTATATACAGTTATATAAAAAATGGTCATAGCTTTCCAAATGAAACTATTTTTTTTAACCTCCTTGAGGAATTCAAGAAACTTTGGGTAACAGATTCAGAGGAACTTCAAAATGAATATTGTAAAATAAGTACCTTTGGTTATGATGAAAATAGAAACTTATTAATACTTGACTATGGAATGTTGTAAAAATTATAGTATTATATATTTATTTCATTAATATTTCTCTAAATTAGCTAATTTTATCGTTATATCATATATTTCTTACTTTTAAGACTACACCAAACACTGGGAAATGTGATATGATATTATATAATATGAAATTCTTATATCCATTAATTTTTAGTTGCTCAATTCAGAAATTAATTAAGCTATTACATTTTAGTACATTTGGTATTTGTGATGGGGGGGAAATATCTTGAAAAAAGATATTATTAAAACATGGACAAGGAACTAGAAAGATTAATGAACGACTATGGAGATGATGTACTAAGAATTGCTTACATGTACCTTAAGGACAAGTATTTAGCCGAAGATGTTTTTCAAGAAGTATTTATAAAAGTCTATAAGAATTTTTACAAGTTTGAAAAGAGAAGTAGTGAAAAAACATGGATTATGACTATTACCATGAATGCCTGCAAAGATATATTAAGAAATTCATGGTTTAAAAGGGTATTTGCATTTGACTATACTGACAACCCTTCAATAGCTGACAATTATGTAGATGCCAATATAGATAATGAAGTTATTAATTCAATTCAATATGAAAAATTATTGAATGAAGTTATGAATTTACCTCATAAATATAAAGAGCCTATACTACTTTATTATTACGAGGAACTATCTACTACGGATATAAGTAAAATTTTAAACGTACCAGAAGCAACGATTCGTAGTCGACTTTTTCGTGCCAGAAAAATGTTAAAATTTAATATAGATGGGAAGATTGAATATGAAGGATAATATGGAATATTTTAAAGAGGCATCAAATTTGCTCCTTAAAGACATTCATACTACTGAAAAATTAAAGAAAATGACTTTAGAAAAATGTAAAAGTCAAAAAAAGAATAGGATAAAACCTATTCTTGCTACGGTGGCTTCTGTAGCTTTTTTAATAATGGGATTTACATATAATTACTTCTTTAATAATTCAACTATACCTCGTAATTATGTAGATAATAATGAGCAACAATATAAAAATTCTAATGAT harbors:
- a CDS encoding DegV family protein; this translates as MKNFTIITDSCCDLPISYINNLKIPYVSLTCNCKDTETLDDFGESYPFKDFYEDMRKGEMPKTSQPSSHAFYNSFKKILELGNDILYIGVSSGLSGTTSGAHIANCMLKEEYPNSNIHIIDILTASLGQGIMVLQAYEMQKSGKTLKEIIEYLENIKQQLNTYIIVDDINHLKRGGRISATSAFVGMLLNIKPFLTISNLGKVLSIGKIRGRKKALSTLFEKFIEKIENPEQQIIAISHGDCIEDALALKTLILNKFKIKDVIINHIGPVVGAYGGPGALALFFLGKKREIHAN
- a CDS encoding sigma-70 family RNA polymerase sigma factor, whose translation is MDKELERLMNDYGDDVLRIAYMYLKDKYLAEDVFQEVFIKVYKNFYKFEKRSSEKTWIMTITMNACKDILRNSWFKRVFAFDYTDNPSIADNYVDANIDNEVINSIQYEKLLNEVMNLPHKYKEPILLYYYEELSTTDISKILNVPEATIRSRLFRARKMLKFNIDGKIEYEG
- the thiC gene encoding phosphomethylpyrimidine synthase ThiC; its protein translation is MNYTTQMDAAKKGIITKEMKIVADKENMETLQLMELVAQGAVVIPANKNHNALDPEGVGQGLKTKINVNLGISKDCNCVDDELEKARVALKMKAEAIMDLSCFGKTEEFRTKLVEMSPAMIGTVPMYDAVGFYDKELKDITEEELLGVIEKHAQNGVDFMTIHAGINRETAAVFKRNERLMNIVSRGGALIYAWMELNGKENPFYKHFDKVLDICEKYDVTISLGDACRPGAIKDSTDASQIKELMTLGELAKRAWKRNVQVMIEGPGHMSLDEIKANMQLEKKLCHNAPFYVLGPLVTDIAPGYDHITSAIGGAIAASSGADFLCYVTPAEHLRLPNLEDMKEGIIATKIAAHAGDIAKGIKGARDLDNAMSKARRELNWEKIFNLSIDPEKARRYREESKPEDEHTCTMCGKMCAVRNMNKVMEGKNLNILREDE
- a CDS encoding cell wall hydrolase, whose product is MINLKKIRNLISIASLSLMICTPVQAASYTVTSGDSLYTIGKLFNTTYTSIMKDNNLTDSAIYPGKTLTVPGCIYTVKSGDTLYLISQKYGVSISDLRQANNKWDNYLNIGDKLTLPGITSSNTTATSTTEVSNTNSYTASDLDILSRLIMAEAQGESYNAKVAVGAVVLNRVKDSRFPKTISSVIYEKSGGYYQFTPVANGWINKSASAECVQAAKDALNGIDPSKGAFYYFDDSATNQWLWSKPLATRIGKLVFVY
- a CDS encoding CpsB/CapC family capsule biosynthesis tyrosine phosphatase, yielding MDLSSIDFMDMHNHTLWSDGIHSPEKIIENAIEHNLTAIGISDHFQTDKCNSVPTENLENYIKNLEDLKLKYKDYIEIYSGIEICMNRDLCDLNNLPYDMLNKLDYVLLEYIDYFKNSVKLSELETYTKHLKCNIGLAHTDLLCLYKNYGLNFLINKLKENNLFWELNVNEGYEYFDTIVKSIDTWRTKRLFKYLKKNDIKISVGSDTHCLDYYNIRKLKIGNMLSKHKSIKILKYDCSISTAMEFGNNITSHYGI